In the genome of Deinococcus deserti VCD115, one region contains:
- the asnB gene encoding asparagine synthase (glutamine-hydrolyzing), translating into MRRKAGYMCGISGAVGAHLNAPQTALHRSLDAISHRGPDGQGTYFQSQVCMGMRRLAIIDLEGGDQPIYNEDETVAVVFNGEIYNYRELMAGLKSRGHTFATDSDTEVLVHLYEEKGERMLEDLRGMFAFSIHDTRDGSLFLARDRFGKKPLYYTRPASGGLLYASELKALRPLARAAGERWQINDQAIYDYLSLGVVPQPSTVYLGVYALPPGSWMRFREEHLEIQAYWQPEFHPKLTLSYDEAKERTRAEIGEATRLRLRSDVPLGVFLSGGVDSSVIAYEAAQQLGSTLQTFTVATGEGFDESPVAQRTAAHLGVKNTILKLEVSPLEGLQEMVRAYDQPYSDSSAIPSLGISRLARQHVTVVLNGDGGDEVFAGYRRYVAAVRSAALDVVPKGVARTLAAGLAPFAGARRSPLGFAARFTRGLALSPAERYLAWTTDMLREGDKQRVWRGGPVLPTEERIAAIQRPELGALDGQLATDARINLLSDLLVKMDIATMAHSLEGRSPLLDHRVAEFAWRLPDAYRVRGGTPKAVLRDAYRSRLPDEVIGGAKRGFEIPLVRWLQGELRPILLDTLGGAEALVRGYVDGAFIDALLRREVMTDRNWAYIVYALLVLELWLQEEKSRE; encoded by the coding sequence ATGCGGCGGAAAGCAGGATACATGTGCGGAATTAGTGGTGCAGTCGGAGCCCATCTGAATGCCCCTCAGACAGCTCTACACAGGTCACTAGATGCCATCTCCCATCGTGGCCCGGATGGTCAGGGCACCTATTTTCAGAGCCAAGTGTGCATGGGAATGCGGCGCTTGGCAATTATCGATCTGGAGGGTGGAGACCAGCCGATCTATAATGAGGACGAGACGGTGGCCGTTGTATTCAACGGGGAAATCTACAACTACCGAGAGTTGATGGCAGGACTCAAATCGCGTGGGCATACCTTTGCCACTGACTCGGACACGGAAGTCTTGGTTCACCTGTACGAGGAGAAGGGCGAGCGCATGCTGGAGGACCTGCGCGGCATGTTCGCCTTCTCCATCCACGACACCCGCGATGGCAGCCTCTTTCTGGCCCGCGACCGCTTCGGCAAGAAGCCGCTGTACTACACGCGGCCTGCCTCAGGCGGTCTTCTGTACGCCTCAGAACTCAAGGCGCTTCGGCCCCTGGCGCGCGCGGCAGGCGAGCGGTGGCAGATCAACGACCAGGCCATCTATGACTATCTGTCGCTGGGCGTGGTGCCGCAGCCCAGTACGGTTTACCTGGGTGTCTACGCCCTGCCGCCAGGAAGTTGGATGCGTTTTCGGGAAGAGCACCTGGAGATTCAGGCCTACTGGCAACCGGAATTTCATCCAAAGCTGACGCTGAGCTACGATGAAGCTAAGGAACGTACGCGGGCCGAAATTGGGGAGGCCACGCGCCTTCGTCTGCGCTCGGATGTCCCGCTGGGTGTATTCCTATCGGGCGGGGTTGACAGCAGCGTGATCGCGTACGAGGCGGCGCAGCAGTTGGGCAGCACGCTGCAGACCTTCACAGTCGCGACCGGCGAGGGCTTCGACGAATCTCCTGTCGCGCAGCGCACAGCAGCTCACCTCGGCGTAAAAAACACCATCCTGAAACTGGAGGTAAGCCCGCTGGAGGGATTGCAGGAAATGGTGCGTGCATACGACCAGCCCTACAGCGATTCCAGTGCCATTCCCAGTCTGGGAATCTCGAGATTGGCTCGGCAGCACGTAACTGTGGTGCTTAATGGAGACGGTGGTGATGAGGTATTCGCTGGCTACCGCCGGTACGTGGCAGCGGTCCGCAGTGCGGCGCTGGATGTTGTGCCCAAGGGCGTGGCGCGCACACTTGCGGCAGGTCTGGCGCCATTCGCAGGGGCACGGCGCAGCCCGTTGGGGTTCGCCGCACGCTTTACGCGAGGCTTGGCCCTGTCACCTGCCGAGCGTTATCTCGCCTGGACGACCGATATGCTCCGCGAGGGAGACAAACAGCGGGTCTGGCGTGGAGGACCGGTGCTGCCAACCGAGGAGCGAATCGCTGCGATTCAGCGCCCGGAACTGGGGGCGCTCGATGGGCAACTGGCCACTGATGCCCGCATCAATCTGCTAAGTGATCTGCTGGTCAAGATGGACATAGCCACAATGGCTCACTCTCTCGAAGGTCGCTCCCCTTTGCTGGACCACCGGGTGGCGGAGTTCGCCTGGCGGCTTCCCGACGCCTACCGCGTGCGGGGGGGAACACCCAAGGCCGTGCTGCGTGACGCTTACCGCAGCCGCCTCCCTGATGAGGTGATCGGTGGAGCCAAGCGGGGCTTTGAAATTCCGCTGGTGAGGTGGTTGCAGGGAGAACTGCGGCCTATCCTGCTGGATACGCTGGGCGGCGCCGAGGCTCTGGTCCGGGGTTATGTGGATGGAGCCTTTATCGACGCATTGCTGCGCCGCGAAGTGATGACCGACCGCAACTGGGCATACATCGTGTACGCGTTGCTGGTGCTGGAGTTATGGTTGCAAGAGGAGAAAAGCCGTGAGTAA
- a CDS encoding glycosyltransferase — MDDAVFTQYPIQNLLRGSVGATVGNAYLADYVQRISPQTRVTVVPTVVDTDKYTVRPQQGPKTKAVVGWIGTSTTFARYLLPFLRGLVEVCRKFGAEFRVIASPDVRERTEAAGAIFVPWSLETEIQELQKFCIGVMPLLDDEYVRGKCAFKLIEYGAVGIPSVGSEIGANSEVIRHGDTGFLAKNAAEFEQYLADLLTRTDLGRSLGLAARRVIEDRFSLSSQVDVMERVLRDAAESRIHVRN, encoded by the coding sequence ATGGACGATGCCGTGTTTACCCAGTATCCCATTCAAAACCTGCTGCGTGGCAGCGTCGGGGCAACGGTCGGCAACGCTTACTTGGCGGACTACGTGCAGCGAATCTCGCCACAGACGCGAGTCACAGTAGTTCCAACAGTTGTAGATACAGACAAATACACAGTACGACCACAGCAGGGTCCGAAAACTAAAGCAGTGGTGGGCTGGATTGGAACATCGACAACATTTGCTCGTTATCTCCTGCCGTTCCTAAGAGGGTTGGTAGAGGTGTGTCGCAAGTTTGGGGCCGAGTTCCGCGTGATTGCCAGTCCAGATGTGCGTGAAAGAACTGAAGCGGCTGGAGCCATTTTTGTCCCCTGGAGTCTGGAGACTGAGATTCAAGAGCTACAGAAGTTCTGTATAGGCGTCATGCCTCTCCTGGATGATGAGTATGTGCGTGGCAAATGCGCTTTTAAGCTGATTGAATACGGTGCGGTGGGAATCCCAAGTGTAGGGTCGGAGATAGGAGCCAATAGCGAAGTGATTCGGCACGGAGACACAGGATTTCTGGCGAAGAACGCAGCTGAGTTCGAGCAGTACCTGGCCGATCTGCTAACGCGCACAGACCTGGGGCGTTCACTCGGCTTGGCTGCCCGACGGGTAATTGAGGATCGGTTCAGTCTCTCCTCGCAGGTGGATGTGATGGAGCGCGTGCTGCGTGATGCGGCGGAAAGCAGGATACATGTGCGGAATTAG
- a CDS encoding glycosyltransferase family 2 protein — protein sequence MISVVVVNWNGQKMLPALLTSLIETRQGLPWEIELILVDNASTDGSVEIILKEGQAVQLVRSPTNLGFAGGCNLGARRATAPYLLFLNPDTQVSARALQGVVDFMEDAAQATTGIVGIQLLDEQGQVTRSCARFPRASMFLAQNLGLDRLLPRLGHTMREWAHDQTQEVDQVIGAFFLTRRELFERLGGFDERFFVYFEEVDYAYRAHLLGLRSVYLSGVQAFHEGEGTTSQIKGRRLFYSLQSRLLYGRKYYGPGENLLNFANTLLLEPLSRAAFLLLSGRKGELPELREGFGLLYRALPSILTRRMRP from the coding sequence ATGATTTCTGTAGTAGTAGTAAACTGGAATGGGCAAAAAATGCTCCCCGCGCTTCTTACGAGCTTAATCGAGACTCGTCAGGGGCTCCCTTGGGAAATTGAACTCATTTTAGTGGATAACGCTTCCACGGACGGGTCAGTCGAAATCATCCTTAAAGAAGGTCAGGCGGTGCAACTTGTTCGCTCGCCGACCAATCTTGGCTTTGCAGGCGGTTGCAACCTTGGAGCAAGACGTGCGACAGCGCCCTATCTTCTGTTCCTGAATCCGGACACCCAGGTCAGCGCGCGCGCGCTTCAGGGAGTGGTCGACTTCATGGAAGATGCAGCACAGGCTACAACAGGAATTGTGGGCATCCAACTACTTGATGAGCAAGGTCAGGTAACTCGCAGTTGCGCGCGCTTCCCAAGAGCCAGTATGTTCCTGGCCCAAAATCTGGGCCTGGATCGGCTCTTACCACGTCTGGGTCATACTATGAGGGAGTGGGCGCACGACCAGACCCAAGAGGTTGATCAGGTAATTGGAGCGTTTTTTTTGACCCGGCGTGAACTGTTTGAGCGACTGGGGGGATTCGACGAGCGGTTCTTTGTGTACTTTGAGGAGGTTGATTATGCTTACCGTGCGCACCTGTTGGGTTTAAGGAGTGTCTACCTGAGTGGGGTCCAGGCATTCCACGAGGGGGAAGGTACGACCTCACAGATCAAGGGACGACGACTCTTCTATTCTTTGCAAAGTCGTTTACTGTACGGGCGGAAGTATTACGGGCCAGGCGAGAACCTGCTCAATTTTGCCAACACGCTTTTACTGGAACCCTTGTCGCGAGCTGCCTTCCTGCTGCTATCTGGCCGGAAGGGAGAACTGCCCGAACTGCGTGAAGGTTTTGGGCTGCTCTACCGTGCACTGCCCAGTATCCTGACCAGGAGAATGCGCCCGTGA
- a CDS encoding O-antigen polymerase, translated as MLELTTLIAALTTLLLLNFFFSRDVRYPAVLQIIVWLVTLVVYVVERHRYVSLSESVMLIIFLGVLGFSAGSFLTLSSLGGRSLGSRKTVLLRMRHLSDVRLVLAFFLTLLAIAGAAVYIQTATQFAQTGPTQDLALNLRYLTSVRGEVPPLMRLTSYALPILNTLSGFCLIYYRANRDKRVLPILFLAVASALVMSVFSTGRGIILFFIIEMGIIYAMTSKRLRLRLVLLGLLMFLSIFYIGASVLGKGVDQNASLLESFPDLFSSISLYLLSGILALSVQLPTLVTDEGGVNTFRTIHALGRALGFDATVVPLVQAFTNIPQPTNVYTIYLTYLKDFGWLGIFIFQFLFGILHATLFIAFRRTGGAVALFWLAILSFPLLTQPFTDGYFSLMSTWIQYAFFSSLFSLTIFRSSSKASSATDVSRA; from the coding sequence ATGCTTGAATTAACTACACTTATTGCCGCCTTAACAACTCTGTTGCTGCTTAACTTCTTTTTTTCCCGGGACGTGCGATACCCAGCAGTGTTGCAGATCATAGTTTGGCTCGTCACTTTAGTTGTCTATGTGGTTGAGCGCCACAGATATGTTTCGCTAAGCGAATCTGTAATGCTTATAATTTTCCTAGGTGTGCTGGGCTTTTCGGCGGGGAGCTTCCTAACACTGAGCAGTTTGGGAGGAAGGTCTTTGGGCTCAAGGAAAACAGTACTTCTGAGAATGCGGCATTTATCAGACGTAAGGCTAGTGCTTGCCTTTTTCCTTACCTTGCTCGCTATCGCTGGTGCAGCGGTGTATATCCAGACGGCTACACAGTTCGCGCAAACTGGACCAACACAAGATTTAGCTTTAAATCTGAGATACCTAACCAGTGTGCGGGGCGAGGTTCCTCCACTAATGCGCTTAACCTCTTATGCGCTACCGATATTGAATACGCTATCGGGATTCTGTTTAATTTATTATCGTGCCAACCGAGATAAGAGGGTTCTACCCATCTTGTTCCTGGCGGTTGCCAGTGCCTTAGTTATGTCTGTATTTTCTACTGGACGGGGCATCATACTATTCTTCATTATAGAAATGGGTATTATTTACGCTATGACTAGTAAACGGCTTCGTTTACGCCTCGTATTATTAGGTCTCCTGATGTTTCTCTCTATATTTTACATAGGAGCTAGTGTACTTGGGAAGGGGGTTGATCAGAACGCTTCCTTGCTAGAAAGTTTCCCTGACCTATTCTCTTCAATATCCCTATACCTTCTCAGCGGTATACTTGCTCTCTCGGTACAGTTGCCGACTTTAGTTACCGATGAGGGAGGAGTAAACACATTTAGAACTATTCACGCTTTAGGTCGTGCATTAGGATTTGATGCAACTGTAGTTCCGCTGGTTCAAGCCTTCACAAACATACCTCAACCGACGAACGTTTATACAATATACTTGACATATTTAAAAGACTTCGGTTGGCTGGGTATATTTATATTTCAATTTCTTTTTGGTATCCTACATGCCACGTTATTTATCGCTTTTCGCCGTACAGGAGGAGCGGTAGCGTTGTTCTGGTTGGCTATTCTTTCATTTCCACTCCTCACTCAGCCCTTTACAGATGGATATTTTAGTTTGATGTCTACTTGGATTCAGTATGCCTTCTTCTCATCTTTATTTTCCCTAACCATTTTTAGATCCTCATCAAAAGCTTCTTCGGCAACTGATGTATCGCGCGCATAG